From Acidobacteriota bacterium, a single genomic window includes:
- a CDS encoding HAMP domain-containing histidine kinase: MKLRNTESLATPAMAQGLVYVPDLTRVWHRFRLVTGSSTLVAAAVLGVLWGWWGGYITAALAGVAMADTYRRLRNPGLAPMPAMFLDVTLVGVAMVVVQLRPAGIGAPFIYMLVMPALMLPWKRAWWIMGYAMAWTAVALVGFDVTPLTAAVSPGVITAVAYAIFGGHTVALVVVISNALDRSYEAKDQFLAAISHEIRTPLTSILGWSKVLQDEFVTLDASEKAEALQTIESEAEEVTDIIEDLLVAAQLNSGGLAVQKQFIDLATEARAVLATMKLDPSRRIAVRGSTRPALGDPLRIRQIIRNLITNTKRYGGSETWIDLYSAESQCALAVSDDGPGVSQGLQDHIFEPYVQGGGAHRAEQTMGLGLTVSRDLALLMGGDLQYRHAAGVTVFTLTLPSAPPQEPAIVELASDTMQPAPQQG; encoded by the coding sequence GTGAAACTCAGGAATACTGAATCACTGGCGACGCCCGCGATGGCTCAGGGTCTGGTATACGTGCCGGACTTGACAAGGGTGTGGCACCGGTTTCGTCTGGTCACGGGCTCGTCCACGCTTGTCGCTGCTGCGGTCCTGGGAGTGTTATGGGGTTGGTGGGGCGGCTACATCACCGCGGCGCTCGCTGGAGTCGCGATGGCGGACACCTATCGTCGCCTCCGGAATCCGGGCCTTGCGCCGATGCCTGCAATGTTCCTCGACGTGACCCTGGTCGGGGTCGCGATGGTGGTGGTGCAACTCAGACCGGCGGGAATCGGGGCGCCATTCATCTACATGCTGGTCATGCCTGCACTTATGCTCCCCTGGAAACGTGCCTGGTGGATCATGGGTTACGCCATGGCCTGGACAGCGGTGGCACTCGTTGGATTCGATGTCACGCCGCTGACGGCGGCGGTGTCACCTGGGGTGATCACGGCAGTTGCTTACGCCATCTTTGGCGGTCACACCGTGGCACTTGTGGTTGTCATCTCGAATGCGCTTGATCGCTCCTACGAGGCCAAGGATCAGTTTCTTGCCGCCATCAGCCACGAGATACGAACTCCACTCACTTCGATCCTGGGGTGGTCGAAGGTGCTTCAAGATGAGTTCGTCACCCTCGACGCCAGCGAGAAGGCAGAGGCTCTCCAGACGATCGAGTCGGAAGCCGAGGAGGTCACTGACATCATCGAAGACCTCCTGGTCGCGGCACAGTTGAACAGCGGTGGACTCGCGGTGCAAAAGCAGTTCATCGACCTTGCCACAGAGGCACGCGCGGTACTGGCAACAATGAAACTCGACCCAAGCCGGCGGATCGCCGTCCGCGGGAGCACCCGCCCAGCGCTTGGCGATCCGCTACGGATACGGCAGATCATCCGAAACCTGATAACCAATACCAAGCGCTACGGCGGATCCGAAACATGGATCGACCTCTACAGCGCCGAATCACAGTGCGCCCTCGCCGTCTCGGACGATGGCCCTGGTGTTTCCCAAGGCCTGCAAGATCACATCTTCGAACCGTATGTGCAGGGCGGTGGCGCACACAGAGCGGAACAAACGATGGGCCTCGGGCTCACCGTATCGCGAGATCTGGCACTACTCATGGGTGGCGACCTTCAATACCGGCACGCTGCGGGCGTGACCGTGTTCACACTGACACTCCCGAGCGCTCCCCCGCAAGAACCCGCCATCGTCGAGCTGGCAAGTGACACAATGCAACCTGCGCCCCAACAGGGGTAA